tctataaaaatctattGATAAACATGGCCAAATATTTTTGTACATCATCAAAAGACATTCTCCTTTGATATTTCCTAAGCAGTTTATTCAAAATTGTTAACCGGCTCTCAAATTTCACACGCAGCATAAGTTTTGTCGcatttgttaatattattatattacatgcaCAAACTGTGTCTATAATTCTCTCAGTAGAGATACAGTTTTGCACGAAGCTTATTCTGCGACAGATTATTTTTTATGGACTATTATTATGGAATTGGAATATCATTGCCTCTACAGTTTCATAATTTTGTGCAATATTTTTGATCAATAAATACAATTGTGCAGAATagatatgaataattataattattttttggACGATTCAATCTATTTcagtttttatttcttattaatttACATTAATTGCTTCTTAAAATATTAGCGTCGCTTGTCTCATTACAAACAGAATAATTTAGTTACTGTAAACAGttataaaatcaattttcatgCTATATGTACAGGTGCTACAAATTAAAGgaaaattattatacattttgtAACTCCTTGTAACATTTCGGTGCATTTGTCAGTGTACTGACAAACAGGTACAACGGTACCTAGACCGACATAAATGAATTTATAATTTGCTAACACATTTCAATCATGTTTTAGGAAATCAGCGCAACACTTAACTCGGAGGAATAAACGCATCCTTGACGACCGAGTTAGTGAACTAAAAGCACCACGTAAAATTTCAAATATTCATCAAAGGAGGATGACATTTCGAGCTTCGAAAAGCCGTAAACGCGATAGTAGTAAATGTACAGCAGAGCCGAACGAGAAGGAAGCGACTATCAAAGAGAAGATTCGGAAAGTCTCCGTCGGTCGCAAGCCAATATTAAACATGAGGAACAACAGAACGACGAAGAGCAACAGCTTGGACGATTTACAGAACAACGAAAGCCCCGATCAGCAGAAAGACCTTTACAAGAAGCTCCACGACGGCTCCTACACCTGTGACATCTGCCAAACGGTGTTCGAGCAGAAAAGCAAAATTCTTCGTCACATCACCAGCAAGCACAGCTTCCATCGGCCCTTCAAGTGTGCTACCTGCAACAAAACGTTCAAGTACAAGTGTGACTTGAAGGCCCACAGACTCGTTCACCAGGACGTGGACTCCAGCCTGCTGCATTGCTGCGACAAATGCGACTATCGAACCAAGACGAAGAACAACTTGAAATCCCACCACATCAGGCGACACACCGACGACTACAAGTTCGCCTGCGAGCATTGCGGCAAGCGTTTCAAGATGGAATGGGACTTGAAGTTCCACGTCGGCACGCACGGCACGTCGCAGCACATGTGCGACGTCTGCGGAAAATTTTACACCAGCAACTACTCTTTGTACAAACACCGGAAAGTGGCTCATTTGAACGAGTACAAGTTCCACTGCACTGTTTGCAATAAAAGACTTCTGACGCAGGAGAATCTGGACAATCATATGAAACAGCACAGTAGAACGTACGAGTGCAAGGAGTGCGGTAAAGTGTTCGCCTCGAAAAGGTACCTGGCCACTCATATGACCACTCATACCGGTGTCAAGCCGTACACCTGTCATATTTGTAAAAAGAACTTTCGCACTTCGCACATGAGGAACACGCATTTGCTCACGCATTCGGCGGAGAGGCCGCATATTTGCGATCTGTGCGGGCAATCCTTCAAAAGAAGGTATTACATGATCGAACACAGGAGGAAGCATCCCGATGCGTATTTGTCTTCACCCCCTGTACCCCTTGGGAAGAACAGAAGCGTCATTGAGACAGGAGTAGACGATGCAACAGAGTTCCACACGGATATTCCATAGGAActacgtataattagattttaaGTGCATATTGCATTGTACTTTGTTTTTCTTTCACGACCTCGAGACAATTTACAACGTCTAGGACTGTGCTTGTGTTAATTTATTGTTGGCTGTATAGTGATCGGGCTGCGCAGCTTTATGTGAATCCATGTTTTTGTAGGAAACTAGAAAATTAAGTTGGGTACTGTTTTCTTGTTCATAAGGCATTCCAATGAATCGAAGATAATGCGAAACAGTATTCGATTGTATAAAGTTCCGCAGTCTGGTAATAGTGATCTAACGTTGAAATCAGATATCGAAGAAGTTTTGTTAGCGAAGAGTAACTATCGCAGTTGCGCCTTTTCAGAATATTAGTGACACAGTTATTCTGAGAAATGTGTTATCGAAATGGCAACTTTTCCAAACGATATATTTTCTTGTATCGATACAGATGCCACAAATATATTTTATGAATACTCGTACAGTGAAGAGAACCGATACGTATGAAGATATATTTGCAGACGTATGATGTAGAATATAATAACACAGTATTTTACATTTAGAGAATGTGCGGAACACCATGTACTTAATTTCTTCATTGCGGATTAATGTTTCGTACGATGATATTATTATAAGTGATAGTTATTTATGTTTTTATTTAGATCATACTCTTTTTTCACAGTCGTTATTTCATTATAAcgtctttctttctttacacgaTTTGTACTTCTCTGAGTAGGAAAATCTGACTTTTGACCAATACGCGagacaaaaaagaaataaaagccCTAACAAACTAAAGTGCAGTATACAAAAATACAGACATCCAACTCGATCTGTACACATGTAATTCAAATGTCTATAAAGACGTTTTAGACCTGGAGTAAGTAACCCATATGTACCCGGTCGTAATACTACGTTCTCCGAGATTAATTGCCCTTTCCTATGTTTTAGAGAGCGAGGCCGCGTCCAGGATCTAAGCACGGACACGTTCGGTCGGTTCTTCGCTGCGAACGGCTCGGCTTCGGTGCAACAAGGTCGCCACGACGAATCCACCGGCGTACCGCATTATTCGTTAACGTCCACGTCGCAAAGTGCAATTAAATCCGAAGAGATATTTTTGTCGAACTTAAAACTCGAGGGCAACGAGGACAGACACGGCAACGATCGGAAGTTCAATTTGGAGAAGAACCATTGCGCCGACTTTCACGCCTGCAATAAATGTCAGATGAAGTTCCCGATAGGAAGTATGTTGAATCGTCACAGAATGTCGCATAATCTGAACTCTTGGCTTCGCAAGAAGGGCCTGAGCGACAAGAAGCCGGCTGCTCGGCCGAAATCGAGGAAGGTAGAAAAACGAGCGGAGTGCAAACTTCACGTACAAAAAACGCACAAATTACCATCGTCCAAGGAGGACACGCCAGACACTAGCAATCTCATCGGCGGATTCGAGAGTAACAGTCGTCAACCGAATTTAAGGAAACGTACGACGACGCGCCGAAATACGGAAGCCGGGAGCTTCAAGTGCGATTGTTGCGACTTCGTGTGCAAGACGAGTAGAACGTTAGCTTCTCACGCGATGCGGAATCATCAGAAGGCTGAGCCGAAGGAGACCGACTCGAGGAGATCCAGGAAAGCGAAATACGGCGAGGGATCCTTTGAGATGGAAAACGTGAAAGGTGTGTGTCTACAAAACTATAAAGAGGACGCTCAGAAGTCGATGGTCGTCCCCTGTGCACCCATGGAAGTCCTGTGCAAGGAGGAGCCCAGGGTGACCGTTCGCGCGGCGAAGAAGCAGGCGAAGAAACCTACCGAGGAACAGTGCAATCTCTGCGACTTCAAGTGCGCTAAGAAAAGCACGTTGTACTACCATAAGCGTCAGCACAAGGCGGAGGACCTTAACGAGATATTCTCCTGCAACGAGTGCAACTTCAAGACCACGAAAAAGTCGTCTTTGTATTCCCACATCAAACGGAAACACCGTGTGACGAAGCCTTGCACGCCGGACGGCCTGCCGGAGTTATTCTGTTGTAACCAGTGCGactacaagaacaagaataagtATGAACTGAAGATACACGTTGCCAGGAAGCACACGGACGACTTCAAGTTCTCTTGCGAGACGTGCGGCAAGAAGTTCAAGGTGAAGGGCGACCTGACCAACCACATCCGGTTCAGTCACAAGGAACAACCGGTGATCTGCGACGTCTGCGGTAAGACGTGCCTGAACAGCAACTCGTTGTACGTTCATCAGAAGTTCGCCCATTACAAGGCCAAGTACGAGTGTCAGGTTTGCAAACGACGGATGGTTACGCAGGAGAATCTGAACGAACATATGATCAGGCAGCACGAGAAAAGGGAGAACGTTGTCTGCGAGGAGTGCGGGAAAACTTTCTCGAGGAACAGCCGACTGAAGGTCCACATGCGGATCCACACTGGTGACAAGCCGTACACTTGCACCATCTGCAGCAAATCGTTTGCCCGACGAACAGCTCTGAAACAACATTTGCTCATTCATACTGGGATCAGACCGTATGTCTGCGATATCTGTGGCAAGGCGTTCACCCAGAAGCCTGGACTGATCAGCCACAGAAAATCTCATCCTGGTTCGCATCCCCCACTGCCAAGAGTCCTGATCGACCACATACTGAACGATGTGATGAATAATTGAATTGCGAACGTAGTGGTGCGAATATATGAATCTCATCAGTGCTTCGATAAGAAATCGTAGGATGTGAAAGTGTTTATTGTTCGAAATCTAGACGGTGGAGGTTTCTTGGAATTCGTCCTGATTTGGAATTTTAGGCTTGAATCTTTCTCATTATCCCCTTCATGTTCTAGTCATTTAGAAAACTCAAGTTCATGAAGAACCGTGTGTCCGGTATAAAtagttttctcttttttctcttgCGCAGCTCTCTCTTGATTGCGATCATTATTGGCCACCTAATAGTTTCTCTTACAAGACTGTTAGACTAGAATATAGAGTGTTCGAGGCAGTTTTCGAAAGATACGTGGTTCCTTTAGTTTATTTACTTTGTTCTACGTCACGTTTGTTAGTTTCTCATAAAGTATACAATTCTCATAccatttaattaattaagagCGCAAGACTCCTTTACGCTGGAAGAATGTCATCAATTCTAATTTTGTATTTCTACGTTCAGAGGAGTACGAAGGTATAAAGAATTTGTAACGATTGCTTTAACGGTATCCTCTGTAATGTAAGATTTCGTGTAATTAACCGTTCTTCTTCATTAATACTTTTAGTAGCTAAGAAATTGTTTGTAACAAGTGTACTTGTAGCTATTACGTTTCGTTTATCTTAATTCGTTGATCGTACTTTTCTCTCGATTTGCTAAGTTGTGCCGATGTGCAATCATGTTCATACAAATACTGCGTCCTCGCGAGAAGGATCGTTTATACGCAAACACTGTACAGTGTTTTCACGTCGATTGGCAGAGTTTGTATCTCATTCTAGACTAGATtaataatttttgttaaattatttgtaaaagaaaaaaatatacttTCCTCGTTTACATCGACGTTGTTAACGTTTCTACAAAATACAAAAGCATCTCGTCtgtcgaaaatttgaaaatgtgTTTACTGAATTGTTTCGTTTTGTATGTGACAGTTCGAGTGCATTTAACGTTgacttgagagagagagagaagtgttCGAATTTGATTTTTCTATGCAATAGCTCGGTTACTAATTTTCAAGCTGATCACAGAAATAGTTTCTTTTTGCTAATAAACAATTATGTATCAATTTACTAATATCAATGTTCAAATGCTCCAAGGACGATAGATAAAAAATGACAATCGTCGGAAATGATTGCAGAATTCATTGGTGTGACGTCTACATGGAAACAAATAATCGAAAGCTCTTCTTATTCTGCAGAAAAAAGTGTGCGTCTGTAGAACATGCGTCTACAGATCGTGTACATACGAAATGGGGTCGCACCGAACAATCGCGATCGCCAAATAAAAACAAAACACCCGTTTTGCACCGAACCATTCGTGAAATACCTAACTGACTGTTCTGTGATTTTCAGGGCTCTAAACGAGGACGGACGATTTATATACGGCAAGGAATCGATACCGATGCAACCGTGGCAAATCGTCGACGTCGAAGGTTGCCTCTACTATGCCTTCCTTCCAGCGAACCAGCCGGCGAAGTTTCCGGAACAGGAGAAGCTGCTCGTCGCAAGATCGCCGAAGGAAACGTCGAAGAGCAACGCGGACGAGTCCGAGGAGCCGTTCATGATCCCGGCGGAGGAGGATTTGCCACGGTACACGGAGGATCTCGACAAGGTGAAGATCAAGACCGAGGACACGGACGACGTGTCCTCCGTGAACGATGAACAGCACAACGACGACAATAAGGTGTACGCCTGCGAAGAGTGCAACATCTGCTTCCCGGTGGTGCAGATGTTGAAGCGTCATAGGAACGCGGTCCACGATCAGGCGCAACGGTACAAGTGCAAGGTCTGTTTTAAGATCTGCCGCAGCCTGGTGGCGTTCAAGATGCACGTGGCGCTGGAGCACAAGACGGAGGAGCAGGAGCTGAAGGACGAGAGCAGCCTGACCTACGCCTGCGACTTCTGCAGCTACGAAAGCACGAACAAGTCGACCCTTCATTCGCACATCAGCAGGAAACACTCTACCAAGCGAATCGGCCGAAGAAAGAACAGTTACCGATACGCGGCCGAGCCGGAGGAGTACTCCTGCGACGTTTGCGAGTTCAAGTGCCAGAACCGGCGCAGGCTGAAGGAGCATTTGGAGCGGAAACACGCGTCCGAGTACAAGTACGACTGCGAGTACTGCGGCAAGAAGTTCAAGGTGAAGGGCGACATGAGGCTGCACGTCCGGTTCAAGCACAAAGAGGGCCCGATCGTCTGCGACGTCTGCGGCAAGACCTGCTCCAACAGCAACTCTCTCTACGTTCATCAAAAGTGGGCGCATTTCAAGCCGAAGTACGAGTGCGAGATCTGCAAGAGACGGATGGTCACGCAGGAGAATCTCGATCAGCACATACTTCTGCAGCACGAGAGACGGGAGAGCTTCGTCTGCGAAGAATGCGGGAAATCGTTCACCGAGAATCATCGGTTGAAGCAGCACATGATGACGCACACCGGGGACAGACCGTACGATTGCCACATCTGCGGCAAAGCGTTCGCTCGTCGTACAGCTTACAGGCAACACTTGCTCATTCACACGGGAAAACGACCGTACATTTGTGATATATGCGGCAAGACGTTCACGCAGAAGCCCGGCTTGATCTGCCATCGGAAATCGCACCCCGGCGTGCACCCTCCGCTGCCCGTCGTTCACATCGAGCACATTCTCAGTGACTTTATGAAAAAGGAATGATCTTGGTCTCGGGATACAGTAATGCCTTTCTAATAGTCCTCCGGCCGGAGCTTTGCAATCGCAACTTGTAAAGAtttccttttttattttctGATAGTATTGTTAGCTCAGTTGGTTAAAAATGTTGTTCCACCCCTGATCAAGTTTCACTACTTGAAAAGGTATTTGACGATTTATGGATACAATCGTTGGCTAAAGTTGCAttatttttttacatttgttcagcTAAACGCTGAAGTAAATCAGACGTAAAACAAATACATTGTTACGATTGTTGTAATTAACGGAGGAAcaaatgttatttattttaatggtGATTCATCCAAGTGTACTTTCTATATTGCTCGTAAATTATTTGTTGTATAGAAAAATGGTTCAAATAGAAGGGGAAACGTAATGTAGTGTTTAGTTTTTTTGCTGTTATTGAAGTATGCTGATCGTTATGAATTTTTTAATCGTAATTGGCAACATTTAACTCTGCAATTAAGAATGTTGGGCGTTAAGTGAAAATCTACTAGATGTGTAGGTTcaacaattaataattattgagaCATTTCTTTGAACGTTGAAAGTGTTATCTTCAATAACAATGCAGAGTATCACAATAATTATTAGACTTTTGACTCGTAcagttttataaatttttgctGAACAGTGAACATTCTCTCCAACTGTAGgattaaattttgtccattatggaatgaaaaattCAAGGTCGCCTTTATATCTCAATAAGAAAGCAGAATTACAAAAAGCTAATATGTATATTACGTACCGCCTACATAACTTTTGTTCGAACCTTTTTTCCATACAACAAATAGTCTACAAGGAGTTTAGATATTTTATTCCTCGAATCAACCTAGTAACTATTCATAAATTTTGAAATTTGCTTGTTTCCTTTTTACTTATTTTCTTATAGATCAATATATAAGCATCAGTACGATTCATAAggctaatattatattaatattatatgatattataatataatattaatatataatattatattatattatattcattaataAATTCATTAATATCCATAAAATGTGCAAAACCTTCTATCttaaatatttgaaatttttCAGAGGTAAACATTTGTGACTAACTGGACTGTCAGCCAACATTTATAGATAATAATGTTATCGAACACAATTTATACCGTTTGTTtccaattaacaaatgattaatgTGCGAATGGTTGCGTAGAATGATATTTTTactttctttaaatattttcttaGTTCTAGAATTGCAAATCACTGTAGATGGTCTGAATGAAGATATCGTACGTGTAAGATAGTATTTAAATTTTCCTCGAAGGATATAGACCATTCCATTTGATAACGTTCTCGTCAAAAACCAATTGATGAtgtaataatttctattttcgCTAGTTTTCacagtttatcttcaaacatttTTGTCTCATTTGCACATGCATCCGTTTTATACTTGTTACTCATGTTGTTCAGCGAGAATACGAGCTACTAGACAGGCATTACTCTTGCGCTTAATCACGTGTAAAGTGAACTTTTAATTGTGCTCTTCTAGACACATGAatcttaaaataaaatcttttcgAGATTCTATCTTTTAACGACGTTAGACTGGTTTAAGTAATATTTTAAACATGTTAGACTGgtttatgttattttttttaACGACGTTAGACTGGTTTAAGTTATCATTTAACGATGTTAGATTGGTTTAAGCAAGCGTGAAAATATCTTGGAGGAAGTGGTCTTCCTCGATTTGATGTAAGGACGTTGTTCTTTTATTTACATTATTGTAACATCTGTGTGTTTCACTGATTACGAAAGAGTATCATGAAACGCAAAGAGGGGAAAATTTTTTAGCGATCGCTGTTCGTAAAATACCATACGTGTAATATTTTAAAATTCGCGTAACTCGCGTCGTGACTTTTTTCCTTATACATACACACTTGTACACATCTACAGATTCTGTGCGCGGACGGAAAGTAATTTCATATGATTACACTTAAACAATCCAATTCAAGTGAATATCTTGTAAAAACAAATTACATAGGGGATAGATAGCGTGACTTAAAAATTTGCtgtaatatgtatatacatatataaactaTATTGTATACAAGGAGAGATCAGAGGTAAATATTTTGATCACAAATACTTCGGAGAATAGCATATTTTTATTGAGATATTCTTTAATTGACGATCCTTACTTTTAGTTGTCGACAATAGTTCTTCAAAATGAAAACGATTTGTGATGCCAACGGATACGTGCTAATTTGTACAATACAATTAACTTGAAAATTCATaagattacatttatttaatcTGCTCCGGCAGAATCGTAACATTCGTCTTTACCCTTATTAAATTTTAAGAACGATCTGTGTAACAAGAATAATGATTGTCaactatttttttatacaatgtGTGTATTTAAATTAATCGAATCCTATAtgtatttcataaaatatacgGGTAAGTACAACATACAATTAAGTTTAAAATTTGTTTCGGTTTCAAACGCGATCGATTGTATATTTAATAAACTGCATTTTTATCCTCATGTTTCAGGAAACTCTCGGTATTATATCCACCTTTGGAAAATGTGTTACTGGTAAGCTCATCTTTAACGATTAATCAATACCGCGCGCGCCCTTGAAATGCCATAAAGAGAAACGATTGCCTCCATATTGGGGTTTTGTCGCATGATTCCACACCATCGACGACGCAGTTAAAAATACattgtacaatgcaatttttgcAGCGCGTCCGTCACACAAGTCCATTTAAAACAGAGAATTCCAAATCCGTAAGCCGTTGGTCCACGAACAAAATTTTGCAGTCGTCGATGCGTCCGTTGTGACTTATTTTCCTGCAATATGAATCATTCGATCGGTACTCGATTACAAACAAAACACGAGACCCAAACAATCACTTCAACTATTTCCTCTAATCAACTACTAATTATTACAATAGCAATGCTAATATATTTTGTACGAAACTCGTCGTAACCGTTTACTTCAAATGTAAGTAATTACCAACACCAAGTCCTCGGAACCCTAATAAACATAAGCTTGTTTCTTGTTTTAGGCTAGCGCGAAGAACATTCGCGAAGAAGACACGCAAAGAAGCCGCTGTCAAGACCAACGAATTCAAAGTCGACGAAAACGAAGAATCTGCACAGCTCAGCTGCGACATTTGCGACAAACAATTCAAAAAGAGATACATCCTAAGACGACACAAGTTGATACACGAAGCCCGTGAGAAAAAGCTGTTGTCCAGAGAAGACCCGCCGGCCATGGAGCTAGTCTGCCAGGAGCAGGAAGCTCTGTCTTGTCTGACTTGCGACTTCCGGTGTAACAAGAGGTCCACGATGATCGGCCATCTGGCTGAGAATCACGACGGCTCGGCGAAGAGCAAGTTCACCAGCAAACGCAAGTTCTCCTGCATTATCTGTGGCCTGATCTGCTCGCGCAAGGAAACGTTGAGATCTCACTTTGTGCGCAAGCATACACAGCAATACGAGTTCCCCTGTAAACAGTGCGGCAAAGAGTTCAAGATCAAAGGCGACCTGACGACCCACACTCGGTTGAATCATCAAGAGCCGCCGGTGATATGCGACGTATGCGGAAAGACCTGTCGCAACAGTCACAGTCTGTACACACACCAGAAGCATGCCCATTTCAAAGCGAAGTTCGAGTGCCCGGTTTGCCACAGACGTCTGGTCACCAAAGAGAATCTGGACCAGCACGTGCTCACTCAGCACGAGAAGAAAGAGAAGTGCGTGTGCGAGGAGTGCGGCAAGACTTTCTTCGAGAAACATGATTTCAGGAAACACATGCGAATACACACCGGCGACAAGCCATACAGGTGCACGGTTTGCGCCAGAGCTTTCACCACGCACAGCAGCCTGAGTCAGCATCTGCTTCTGCATACCGGAGAGAGAGT
This genomic window from Megalopta genalis isolate 19385.01 chromosome 9, iyMegGena1_principal, whole genome shotgun sequence contains:
- the LOC117224805 gene encoding uncharacterized protein LOC117224805 isoform X7, with protein sequence MSSLDYLDLCRLCLVKDRVSVPIFGGEGNDLFLKIAACLPVKVGREDKLPKKICDDCVYKVELFYEFWNTTANAEKRLLQWLGEVNVESGKQGYVPNVLNPNVMKQEQSTENRLDGSVMQQVGEHQNNMGMSMMDNMGLGIPMMIPNTNQQQQITSVPMDTSGSPAQNVQAVPGPSSQTTHNQISQNQTSSTQQEDEEESSEDDENSDDECDGDEGLPVKEESEEDPNSRTIEPTTFVNVSLACDEAGPSGLQQQKITDMPEMPISQSADGDPKTGALNEDGRFIYGKESIPMQPWQIVDVEGCLYYAFLPANQPAKFPEQEKLLVARSPKETSKSNADESEEPFMIPAEEDLPRYTEDLDKVKIKTEDTDDVSSVNDEQHNDDNKVYACEECNICFPVVQMLKRHRNAVHDQAQRYKCKVCFKICRSLVAFKMHVALEHKTEEQELKDESSLTYACDFCSYESTNKSTLHSHISRKHSTKRIGRRKNSYRYAAEPEEYSCDVCEFKCQNRRRLKEHLERKHASEYKYDCEYCGKKFKVKGDMRLHVRFKHKEGPIVCDVCGKTCSNSNSLYVHQKWAHFKPKYECEICKRRMVTQENLDQHILLQHERRESFVCEECGKSFTENHRLKQHMMTHTGDRPYDCHICGKAFARRTAYRQHLLIHTGKRPYICDICGKTFTQKPGLICHRKSHPGVHPPLPVVHIEHILSDFMKKE
- the LOC117224805 gene encoding uncharacterized protein LOC117224805 isoform X9, with the protein product MSSLDYLDLCRLCLVKDRVSVPIFGGEGNDLFLKIAACLPVKVGREDKLPKKICDDCVYKVELFYEFWNTTANAEKRLLQWLGEVNVESGKQGYVPNVLNPNVMKQEQSTENRLDGSVMQQVGEHQNNMGMSMMDNMGLGIPMMIPNTNQQQQITSVPMDTSGSPAQNVQAVPGPSSQTTHNQISQNQTSSTQQEDEEESSEDDENSDDECDGDEGLPVKEESEEDPNSRTIEPTTFVNVSLACDEAGPSGLQQQKITDMPEMPISQSADGDPKTGKSAQHLTRRNKRILDDRVSELKAPRKISNIHQRRMTFRASKSRKRDSSKCTAEPNEKEATIKEKIRKVSVGRKPILNMRNNRTTKSNSLDDLQNNESPDQQKDLYKKLHDGSYTCDICQTVFEQKSKILRHITSKHSFHRPFKCATCNKTFKYKCDLKAHRLVHQDVDSSLLHCCDKCDYRTKTKNNLKSHHIRRHTDDYKFACEHCGKRFKMEWDLKFHVGTHGTSQHMCDVCGKFYTSNYSLYKHRKVAHLNEYKFHCTVCNKRLLTQENLDNHMKQHSRTYECKECGKVFASKRYLATHMTTHTGVKPYTCHICKKNFRTSHMRNTHLLTHSAERPHICDLCGQSFKRRYYMIEHRRKHPDAYLSSPPVPLGKNRSVIETGVDDATEFHTDIP
- the LOC117224805 gene encoding uncharacterized protein LOC117224805 isoform X1; protein product: MSSLDYLDLCRLCLVKDRVSVPIFGGEGNDLFLKIAACLPVKVGREDKLPKKICDDCVYKVELFYEFWNTTANAEKRLLQWLGEVNVESGKQGYVPNVLNPNVMKQEQSTENRLDGSVMQQVGEHQNNMGMSMMDNMGLGIPMMIPNTNQQQQITSVPMDTSGSPAQNVQAVPGPSSQTTHNQISQNQTSSTQQEDEEESSEDDENSDDECDGDEGLPVKEESEEDPNSRTIEPTTFVNVSLACDEAGPSGLQQQKITDMPEMPISQSADGDPKTGERGRVQDLSTDTFGRFFAANGSASVQQGRHDESTGVPHYSLTSTSQSAIKSEEIFLSNLKLEGNEDRHGNDRKFNLEKNHCADFHACNKCQMKFPIGSMLNRHRMSHNLNSWLRKKGLSDKKPAARPKSRKVEKRAECKLHVQKTHKLPSSKEDTPDTSNLIGGFESNSRQPNLRKRTTTRRNTEAGSFKCDCCDFVCKTSRTLASHAMRNHQKAEPKETDSRRSRKAKYGEGSFEMENVKGVCLQNYKEDAQKSMVVPCAPMEVLCKEEPRVTVRAAKKQAKKPTEEQCNLCDFKCAKKSTLYYHKRQHKAEDLNEIFSCNECNFKTTKKSSLYSHIKRKHRVTKPCTPDGLPELFCCNQCDYKNKNKYELKIHVARKHTDDFKFSCETCGKKFKVKGDLTNHIRFSHKEQPVICDVCGKTCLNSNSLYVHQKFAHYKAKYECQVCKRRMVTQENLNEHMIRQHEKRENVVCEECGKTFSRNSRLKVHMRIHTGDKPYTCTICSKSFARRTALKQHLLIHTGIRPYVCDICGKAFTQKPGLISHRKSHPGSHPPLPRVLIDHILNDVMNN